TGTTTCTTCCCTCTGATTTCATGGGTTCATTACTTCTCAGGCACTCGATCGCCATAACAGCCGAAAGGAATAAGCTTGCGGCGAAGCAGCGGTTTCTCCTAGGTCATGTATGGCTCCCATACGACTACGACCTttgaatttcttcatttcgCTTTGTTTCCTCCACGCTGTGTTCAGTTGACTATCTTATTCTTGTGCGGGACATTGCTGCTTGTACTGTGATAAAGTTTGGGTTTTCTGTCCCATTATCTGGGATCATGGAGCCCTTCGACGGATCAATCTGCGTATTTCCGTATGTTATTCTGTCTTTGTGGTTCATCTTAAAGTGCGAATCTTTCAGTAATACTTACATTAATAGGAGTAAGGGGCATTGGTAATACCAATTGGATTAATTCATCGAAGAACTCTGACTTTAACAGAGGATGTTATTAGTCACAAATTGGTGTTTTAATGTTTCGATATCTTACCTGTTACGATACACTTCCATGGACAACCGCTGTTAACTTATCTGAACGCTCAAGCAAGTGAAATGAAGCAATTATATGATGTTGATCTCGGTACTTTCCTTTTCATTGGACTTAATTGCATCCCAGGGAGTCTATGTATCAGCCGATTATTCCGGGATTGCCAGATGACTTGGCCCTGTACTGTTTGGCAAGGCTGTCCCACGGGCACCATGGGCTTCTGGAGACCGTCTCGAAGAGGTGGAGAGATGTGGTGCGAAGTGATGAGTACTCCAACTTTAAAGCTCGAGAAGGTTGGTGTGGGGATTGGCTGTTCGTTCTCACCGAAGGGATGCGTAATCAATGGGTCGCCTATGATCCTGAGGCTGATCGCTGGCACCCTGTACCGCTAAACCCGAGAAAGCACTTGCCTGACAGGTGGCCGTTGGGGTTTTCCTGTGTATGTGtaaataataagtttcttGTTATCGGGGGCTCCTATGAACTGTGGCACCCTCGTGAAtgttcatttatttcaaaagaAGTGGTCCAGTTTGATCCTTTTAAGAAGGAATGGAGTTCAGCTGCGAGTATGCGAACCCCACGATCGCACTTTGCATGCTGCATCATAGATGGCAAGATTTATGTGGCGGGGGGCCGGAATTCGGATTATCCAAAAGGAATCACGCTTGCAGAAGTTTATGATCCATTGACTGACAGGTATGTAATTCTTGCGATAGTAATCTGTTctcaggagatgattgactCGCAGTGACTTAATCTATTTATACTCATGCCTGATCATAGAAAAAGGTGGAAAGTAATTAGAAGTGTTTCACGTTTCTggtcttttcttttccccctGAAATTTGTTCTTTCTTGCTGCATTTGTTTTGTCAAAGAAACCCAGATCTGTCGGGTTCTGGAAAACTGGCACAAAAAGGTTCCAGTTTTTCACGTTTTTGTCCCTTAAACAAAGGAAGTAGAAACCAAGTATAAGCTTACAAGGCATTTCACTACTGCAACTCAAAATGCATCTTTTTCCTTATGGTCT
The sequence above is drawn from the Punica granatum isolate Tunisia-2019 chromosome 5, ASM765513v2, whole genome shotgun sequence genome and encodes:
- the LOC116208000 gene encoding F-box/kelch-repeat protein At1g16250 isoform X1; amino-acid sequence: MEPFDGSICVFPESMYQPIIPGLPDDLALYCLARLSHGHHGLLETVSKRWRDVVRSDEYSNFKAREGWCGDWLFVLTEGMRNQWVAYDPEADRWHPVPLNPRKHLPDRWPLGFSCVCVNNKFLVIGGSYELWHPRECSFISKEVVQFDPFKKEWSSAASMRTPRSHFACCIIDGKIYVAGGRNSDYPKGITLAEVYDPLTDSWEDLPPMPIPLMDCIGIAYKGNFHVLSDTLGLQDRNPTEVFDPSNRKWCIKHDNWPFSRASQVSVQVTKDDRLYTVEDWGESIVKTRDAEKEEWDSVGKVPPVFVSNHSRPLEAFDYGFAALGHELYVVGGKVLKWEELGVGRFEIVKLDRVRVCDPTCSPLSWRETRPMCLTSSGSILGCTSLKETSPKRVTDQ